One region of Quercus lobata isolate SW786 chromosome 2, ValleyOak3.0 Primary Assembly, whole genome shotgun sequence genomic DNA includes:
- the LOC115976847 gene encoding uncharacterized protein At5g39865-like produces MGCASSKQKRCRHCQSPYSPVPRSYSMQVHHPPQNQGESYHVVALTSSTLGSLNQINHFNNKIMDFGDDIDHLNHGNGTECIGNNVDGNVRKKKKSNDFTIGLIEAKTWSTMIEEKIPKVVPKTPIRTPPGEPEIINTWELMEGLEDVSPLRSPCHLRSFSFDVVRNPHPARQDSAFEYPKTRFQENGTASPNPKPMWLQLEDDDFNSKAILSDFDSEAISTFRKSFQELPPDNPFRISPLDDDKQQEEQQQQEVVSEADNDLSLDFNDEKEVKGCVIDYKCGEDKIVLYFTSLRGVRKTYEDCCHVRVILKGLGVRLDERDVSMHSGFKEELRELLVDGFNGGGLPRVFIGKKYIGGAEEIRRLNEDGQLEKLVECCERVDDGVGVGVSCQACGDIRFVPCETCSGSCKIYYEADEEEEGEERGEEVEYGFQRCPDCNENGLIRCPICCY; encoded by the coding sequence ATGGGTTGTGCAAGCTCGAAGCAAAAGCGATGCAGGCATTGCCAGAGTCCTTATTCCCCTGTCCCTAGAAGCTACTCTATGCAAGTTCATCACCCACCACAGAACCAAGGTGAAAGCTACCATGTTGTGGCTCTCACCTCTTCTACATTGGGTTCCCTCAACCAAATCAACCATTTCAATAACAAGATCATGGATTTTGGTGATGATATTGATCATCTAAATCATGGTAATGGCACTGAATGTATTGGTAATAATGTTGATGGAAAcgtgaggaagaagaagaagagtaacGATTTCACAATAGGCCTAATTGAGGCCAAGACGTGGTCCACTATGATCGAAGAGAAGATCCCCAAAGTGGTTCCGAAAACGCCAATTAGAACGCCTCCCGGAGAGCCAGAGATAATCAATACGTGGGAATTGATGGAAGGACTCGAAGATGTTAGTCCTCTAAGGTCCCCCTGTCATCTTAGGAGCTTTTCTTTTGATGTTGTCCGCAATCCGCACCCAGCTCGACAAGATTCTGCTTTTGAATACCCGAAAACTAGATTTCAAGAAAATGGCACGGCCTCCCCAAATCCTAAGCCTATGTGGCTTCAATTGGAAGATGATGATTTCAATTCAAAGGCTATCTTATCAGACTTTGATTCAGAAGCCATTTCTACATTCAGAAAGTCATTCCAAGAGCTTCCACCTGATAACCCTTTTCGTATTAGTCCATTGGACGATGACAAACAACaagaagaacaacaacaacaagaagtgGTTTCAGAAGCAGACAATGATTTGTCATTGGATTTCAATGATGAAAAGGAGGTAAAAGGTTGTGTTATCGATTATAAATGTGGGGAGGACAAGATTGTGCTTTACTTCACAAGCCTAAGAGGGGTACGGAAGACATATGAGGATTGTTGCCATGTGAGGGTGATCTTAAAAGGCCTTGGTGTCCGACTGGATGAGCGGGACGTTTCGATGCATTCAGGGTTCAAGGAGGAGCTGAGAGAGCTATTGGTAGACGGGTTTAATGGGGGAGGCTTGCCTAGGGTGTTTATTGGGAAAAAGTACATTGGTGGAGCTGAAGAAATCAGGAGATTGAATGAGGATGGACAATTAGAGAAGTTGGTTGAGTGTTGTGAAAGAGTGGATgatggtgttggtgttggtgtatCTTGTCAGGCTTGTGGGGATATAAGGTTTGTGCCTTGTGAGACATGTTCAGGAAGTTGCAAAATTTACTATGAAgctgatgaagaagaagaaggagaagaaagaggTGAGGAGGTTGAGTATGGATTCCAACGTTGCCCTGATTGTAATGAAAATGGGCTTATACGCTGCCCCATATGTTGCTACTAG